In the Anaerobranca gottschalkii DSM 13577 genome, one interval contains:
- the rpsM gene encoding 30S ribosomal protein S13 codes for MARISGVDIPRDKRVEIALTYIYGIGRKTSNQILQQLNINPDTRVKDLTEDEINRLRETIDKNYKVEGDLRREVAMNIKRLIEIGCYRGRRHRMGLPVRGQNTKNNARTRKGPKRTVGAKRKK; via the coding sequence ATGGCAAGGATTTCTGGTGTTGATATACCTAGAGATAAAAGGGTAGAAATAGCCTTAACATATATCTACGGAATAGGTAGAAAAACCTCTAACCAAATTTTACAACAATTGAATATCAACCCTGACACAAGGGTTAAAGACTTAACTGAAGATGAAATCAATAGGTTAAGGGAAACAATTGATAAAAACTATAAGGTAGAGGGAGATCTTCGTCGCGAAGTTGCGATGAACATTAAAAGGCTGATTGAAATTGGTTGTTATAGGGGACGCCGTCACCGTATGGGGTTACCTGTAAGAGGTCAAAACACTAAAAACAATGCTCGTACCAGAAAAGGTCCAAAGAGAACTGTTGGTGCAAAACGTAAAAAATAG
- the rpmJ gene encoding 50S ribosomal protein L36, giving the protein MKVRPSVKPICEKCKIIKRKGVVMVICENPKHKQKQG; this is encoded by the coding sequence ATGAAAGTGAGACCATCAGTTAAACCAATTTGTGAAAAGTGCAAGATAATCAAAAGAAAAGGCGTAGTAATGGTTATTTGCGAAAATCCAAAACATAAACAAAAACAAGGCTAG
- the infA gene encoding translation initiation factor IF-1 has protein sequence MSKQDVIEVEGKVIEALPNATFKVELENKHVILAHISGKLRMNFIRILPGDIVTVELSPYDLTKGRITYRGQRR, from the coding sequence ATGTCTAAACAAGATGTTATCGAAGTAGAAGGTAAGGTAATAGAAGCCCTGCCTAACGCTACTTTTAAAGTTGAGCTAGAAAACAAACACGTTATCCTAGCTCATATATCAGGTAAATTGCGAATGAATTTTATCCGGATATTACCAGGTGATATAGTTACCGTTGAGCTGTCTCCATATGACCTAACCAAGGGAAGGATTACTTATAGGGGACAAAGGAGGTAG
- a CDS encoding KOW domain-containing RNA-binding protein, whose amino-acid sequence MDNVQKGILVRSKQGRDKDKIYLVLDVKDERVYLVDGKVRTIKRPKVKNPKHILPVSKKIFTEVLNNLSDEKIAHLISTFELNDN is encoded by the coding sequence ATGGACAACGTTCAAAAAGGTATCTTAGTTCGTTCAAAACAAGGTAGGGATAAAGATAAAATATATCTGGTTTTAGATGTTAAGGATGAAAGGGTTTACTTAGTAGACGGCAAAGTCCGGACTATTAAAAGACCAAAGGTTAAAAATCCTAAGCACATTTTGCCAGTTAGCAAAAAGATTTTTACAGAAGTTCTTAACAATCTATCAGATGAAAAGATAGCCCACTTAATAAGTACCTTTGAACTAAATGATAACTAA
- the map gene encoding type I methionyl aminopeptidase, with protein MIIIKSPREIEYLREAGRITAGAHKEVAKYIKPGISTKELDYIVEEYLRAQGAEPAFKGYHGFPASICASINEEVVHGIPGVKTLKDGDIISIDIGAKVNGYYGDAAVTYPVGKISDEVQRLLDVTSQALYEGISKAVPGNRLSDISAAIGTFVEERGFSVVREYTGHGIGQSMHEDPQIPNFGIPGKGPRLKAGMVFAIEPMVNMGTHRVKTLRDGWTVVTLDNKPSAHFEHTIVITEDGPEILTAIDE; from the coding sequence ATGATAATCATTAAATCACCAAGGGAAATTGAATACCTGCGGGAAGCCGGGAGGATAACCGCAGGTGCCCATAAAGAAGTAGCAAAATATATTAAACCAGGTATATCCACTAAAGAGTTAGACTATATAGTGGAAGAATACCTCCGTGCCCAAGGGGCTGAGCCGGCCTTTAAAGGTTATCATGGGTTCCCCGCTAGTATCTGTGCATCGATAAATGAAGAAGTTGTTCATGGAATACCTGGGGTTAAAACCTTAAAAGATGGAGATATTATTAGTATTGATATAGGTGCTAAGGTTAATGGTTATTATGGCGATGCTGCAGTAACCTACCCTGTAGGCAAAATTTCAGATGAAGTACAAAGGTTGTTAGATGTAACCAGTCAAGCTCTCTACGAAGGGATTTCCAAAGCAGTACCTGGTAACAGGTTATCAGATATATCTGCTGCTATCGGTACTTTTGTAGAAGAGAGAGGATTCTCAGTGGTTAGGGAATATACTGGACACGGTATAGGCCAAAGTATGCATGAAGATCCTCAAATCCCGAACTTTGGAATACCTGGTAAAGGTCCGAGACTAAAGGCAGGAATGGTTTTTGCCATTGAACCTATGGTTAATATGGGAACTCATCGGGTAAAGACATTGAGAGACGGTTGGACAGTAGTTACTTTAGATAACAAACCATCGGCCCACTTTGAACATACAATTGTAATCACAGAAGATGGACCGGAAATTTTAACAGCTATTGATGAATAG
- a CDS encoding adenylate kinase, protein MRLILLGPPGAGKGTQAVSIAETYSIPHISTGDIFRQALKDQTPLGMKAKEYMDKGQLVPDDIVIGIVQERLEGKDCEKGFLLDGFPRTTEQAKALDTILEGKGTPVNYCINIEVPFDQLILRLTGRRVCKNCGATYHILFNKSNEEGICDKCGGELYQRADDSENTARERLEVYQRQTAPLIEYYQTKGKLVTINGLQSIDQVFNDIKDALRGSCNDNH, encoded by the coding sequence ATGAGATTAATACTATTAGGACCGCCGGGGGCTGGGAAAGGTACTCAGGCAGTGTCCATAGCAGAAACCTATAGTATACCCCATATTTCTACTGGTGATATATTTCGTCAAGCCCTTAAAGATCAAACACCCCTAGGGATGAAAGCAAAAGAGTATATGGATAAAGGGCAATTAGTTCCCGATGATATCGTTATTGGTATCGTGCAAGAAAGACTGGAAGGAAAAGACTGTGAAAAGGGCTTCCTTTTAGATGGTTTTCCGAGAACTACAGAACAAGCCAAAGCTTTGGATACTATCTTAGAAGGAAAAGGCACTCCTGTTAATTATTGTATTAACATTGAAGTTCCTTTTGACCAGTTAATATTACGACTCACTGGTAGAAGGGTATGTAAAAATTGCGGTGCCACCTACCACATCCTGTTTAATAAATCTAATGAAGAAGGAATTTGTGATAAATGTGGTGGTGAGCTCTACCAACGTGCTGATGATAGTGAGAATACTGCTAGAGAGCGTTTGGAAGTTTATCAAAGGCAGACTGCCCCTCTCATCGAGTATTATCAAACAAAAGGCAAGTTGGTCACCATAAACGGTCTTCAGTCTATAGACCAAGTATTTAATGACATTAAAGATGCCTTGCGAGGTAGCTGTAATGATAATCATTAA